Proteins encoded by one window of Salvia splendens isolate huo1 chromosome 5, SspV2, whole genome shotgun sequence:
- the LOC121802096 gene encoding transcription factor bHLH123-like isoform X2 — translation MADDLEAGNGSWWDTPRNNSSTPTTLNAIASYGWPSDSATTSTGLQMMGLGLELDWNQALLDEKGETDLASNIASESSQINRGGFQPHFNSQASSNDSTITSRSFQVDSGAAAYALLLSSENQQHSNYQNPTTSNYPYQPQAGSDHNLHVPPFWNAPAAMTSSFFPPLQNQIPSSLDAKPKQAKDQGRELATKNSTNKRARSETPSPFPAFKVRKEKMGDRITALQQLVSPFGKTDTASVLSEAIEYIKFLHEQLTALSAPYMKNGAPMHNQQNNPEKSKDLRSRGLCLVPVSSTFPVTHETSVDFWTPTFGGTFR, via the exons ATGGCAGATGATTTGGAGGCAGGAAACGGAAGCTGGTGGGATACACCAAGAAACAACAGCAGCACCCCCACCACTTTAAATGCCATCGCAAGCTACGGTTGGCCGTCGGATTCCGCCACCACCTCTACCGGTTTGCAAATGATGGGATTAGGCCTGGAATTGGATTGGAACCAAGCTTTATT AGATGAAAAAGGGGAAACCGATTTAGCTTCAAACATCGCCTCCGAATCCTCTCAAATAAACCGCGGGGGGTTTCAGCCGCACTTTAATAGTCAGGCGAGTTCCAACGACAGCACCATCACATCGCGGAGTTTTCAGGTGGACTCCGGTGCTGCTGCCTACGCCCTCTTGTTATCATCGGAAAATCAGCAGCACTCTAACTATCAAAACCCAACCACATCGAATTATCCATATCAGCCGCAGGCTGGCAGTGACCATAATTTGCACGTGCCGCCGTTCTGGAACGCTCCGGCCGCCATGACATCCAGCTTTTTCCCGCCCTTACAGAATCAGATTCCATCATCCTTGGATGCCAAACCAAAG CAGGCCAAGGACCAAGGGCGGGAATTAGCGACGAAAAACAGCACGAATAAAAGGGCGCGAAGCGAAACGCCATCGCCTTTTCCAGCTTTTAAG GTGAGGAAAGAGAAGATGGGAGACAGAATAACGGCACTTCAACAATTGGTCTCGCCTTTTGGAAAG ACCGATACTGCTTCCGTGCTCTCTGAAGCGATTGAATACATCAAATTTCTCCACGAACAACTCACT GCCTTAAGTGCACCCTACATGAAAAATGGAGCTCCCATGCACAATCAGCAG AATAATCCTGAAAAATCGAAAGATCTTAGAAGCCGAGGGCTATGTCTGGTGCCAGTTTCAAGCACTTTTCCCGTGACGCACGAAACATCAGTCGACTTTTGGACTCCTACATTTGGTGGTACATTCAGATAA
- the LOC121804608 gene encoding calcium-binding protein PBP1-like yields the protein MEYLTPLSPSPSHQTIIANYQLSSFQTNTFTSMSSIQQPNFQDFFPLMAEKLGGDGLLAELCNGFRLLMDSEKGVITFDSLKNNSAFLGLQELSDDDLYSMLKEGDFDGDGALNQMEFCVLMFRLSPGLMDQSQLLLEEALLQEEAFQDFNFSLRKFVLHFFHSDWNS from the exons ATGGAGTATTTAACtccgctctctccctctccctcacatCAAACCATCATCGCAAATTACCAATTATCTTCATTCCAAACAAACACTTTCACTTCAATGTCGTCCATCCAGCAACCAAATTTCCAGGATTTCTTCCCGCTTATGGCGGAGAAGCTAGGCGGCGACGGATTGCTTGCCGAATTGTGCAACGGTTTCCGGTTattgatggactccgagaaagGGGTTATCACATTTGACAGTTTGAAGAACAATTCTGCTTTTTTGGGGCTCCAGGAATTGTCGGATGATGATCTTTACAGTATGCTCAAAGAAGGGGATTTCGACGGAGATGGCGCTCTGAATCAGATGGAGTTTTGTGTCTTGATGTTCAGATTGAGCCCAGGGCTGATGGACCAATCTCAGCTTTTGTTGGAAGAGGCTCTTCTACAGGAGGAGGCTTTCCAAGATTTCAACTTTTCTTT AAGAAAATTTGTATTGCACTTTTTTCACTCAGACTGGAATTCTTGA
- the LOC121802096 gene encoding transcription factor bHLH123-like isoform X3, giving the protein MADDLEAGNGSWWDTPRNNSSTPTTLNAIASYGWPSDSATTSTGLQMMGLGLELDWNQALFRDEKGETDLASNIASESSQINRGGFQPHFNSQASSNDSTITSRSFQVDSGAAAYALLLSSENQQHSNYQNPTTSNYPYQPQAGSDHNLHVPPFWNAPAAMTSSFFPPLQNQIPSSLDAKPKAKDQGRELATKNSTNKRARSETPSPFPAFKVRKEKMGDRITALQQLVSPFGKTDTASVLSEAIEYIKFLHEQLTALSAPYMKNGAPMHNQQNNPEKSKDLRSRGLCLVPVSSTFPVTHETSVDFWTPTFGGTFR; this is encoded by the exons ATGGCAGATGATTTGGAGGCAGGAAACGGAAGCTGGTGGGATACACCAAGAAACAACAGCAGCACCCCCACCACTTTAAATGCCATCGCAAGCTACGGTTGGCCGTCGGATTCCGCCACCACCTCTACCGGTTTGCAAATGATGGGATTAGGCCTGGAATTGGATTGGAACCAAGCTTTATT TAGAGATGAAAAAGGGGAAACCGATTTAGCTTCAAACATCGCCTCCGAATCCTCTCAAATAAACCGCGGGGGGTTTCAGCCGCACTTTAATAGTCAGGCGAGTTCCAACGACAGCACCATCACATCGCGGAGTTTTCAGGTGGACTCCGGTGCTGCTGCCTACGCCCTCTTGTTATCATCGGAAAATCAGCAGCACTCTAACTATCAAAACCCAACCACATCGAATTATCCATATCAGCCGCAGGCTGGCAGTGACCATAATTTGCACGTGCCGCCGTTCTGGAACGCTCCGGCCGCCATGACATCCAGCTTTTTCCCGCCCTTACAGAATCAGATTCCATCATCCTTGGATGCCAAACCAAAG GCCAAGGACCAAGGGCGGGAATTAGCGACGAAAAACAGCACGAATAAAAGGGCGCGAAGCGAAACGCCATCGCCTTTTCCAGCTTTTAAG GTGAGGAAAGAGAAGATGGGAGACAGAATAACGGCACTTCAACAATTGGTCTCGCCTTTTGGAAAG ACCGATACTGCTTCCGTGCTCTCTGAAGCGATTGAATACATCAAATTTCTCCACGAACAACTCACT GCCTTAAGTGCACCCTACATGAAAAATGGAGCTCCCATGCACAATCAGCAG AATAATCCTGAAAAATCGAAAGATCTTAGAAGCCGAGGGCTATGTCTGGTGCCAGTTTCAAGCACTTTTCCCGTGACGCACGAAACATCAGTCGACTTTTGGACTCCTACATTTGGTGGTACATTCAGATAA
- the LOC121802096 gene encoding transcription factor bHLH123-like isoform X1: MADDLEAGNGSWWDTPRNNSSTPTTLNAIASYGWPSDSATTSTGLQMMGLGLELDWNQALFRDEKGETDLASNIASESSQINRGGFQPHFNSQASSNDSTITSRSFQVDSGAAAYALLLSSENQQHSNYQNPTTSNYPYQPQAGSDHNLHVPPFWNAPAAMTSSFFPPLQNQIPSSLDAKPKQAKDQGRELATKNSTNKRARSETPSPFPAFKVRKEKMGDRITALQQLVSPFGKTDTASVLSEAIEYIKFLHEQLTALSAPYMKNGAPMHNQQNNPEKSKDLRSRGLCLVPVSSTFPVTHETSVDFWTPTFGGTFR, encoded by the exons ATGGCAGATGATTTGGAGGCAGGAAACGGAAGCTGGTGGGATACACCAAGAAACAACAGCAGCACCCCCACCACTTTAAATGCCATCGCAAGCTACGGTTGGCCGTCGGATTCCGCCACCACCTCTACCGGTTTGCAAATGATGGGATTAGGCCTGGAATTGGATTGGAACCAAGCTTTATT TAGAGATGAAAAAGGGGAAACCGATTTAGCTTCAAACATCGCCTCCGAATCCTCTCAAATAAACCGCGGGGGGTTTCAGCCGCACTTTAATAGTCAGGCGAGTTCCAACGACAGCACCATCACATCGCGGAGTTTTCAGGTGGACTCCGGTGCTGCTGCCTACGCCCTCTTGTTATCATCGGAAAATCAGCAGCACTCTAACTATCAAAACCCAACCACATCGAATTATCCATATCAGCCGCAGGCTGGCAGTGACCATAATTTGCACGTGCCGCCGTTCTGGAACGCTCCGGCCGCCATGACATCCAGCTTTTTCCCGCCCTTACAGAATCAGATTCCATCATCCTTGGATGCCAAACCAAAG CAGGCCAAGGACCAAGGGCGGGAATTAGCGACGAAAAACAGCACGAATAAAAGGGCGCGAAGCGAAACGCCATCGCCTTTTCCAGCTTTTAAG GTGAGGAAAGAGAAGATGGGAGACAGAATAACGGCACTTCAACAATTGGTCTCGCCTTTTGGAAAG ACCGATACTGCTTCCGTGCTCTCTGAAGCGATTGAATACATCAAATTTCTCCACGAACAACTCACT GCCTTAAGTGCACCCTACATGAAAAATGGAGCTCCCATGCACAATCAGCAG AATAATCCTGAAAAATCGAAAGATCTTAGAAGCCGAGGGCTATGTCTGGTGCCAGTTTCAAGCACTTTTCCCGTGACGCACGAAACATCAGTCGACTTTTGGACTCCTACATTTGGTGGTACATTCAGATAA